The Shewanella algae DNA segment CCTTGCGCAGCACTTCCTCGTAGATACGACCTGTAGTGAAGTTGTTGCGGCGGTTCATCTTGGTACGGATGAAACGCTCATAGTGGCCCAAGTCCAGATCTGTCTCTGCGCCGTCCTCAGTGACAAATACTTCCCCGTGTTGGGTTGGGCTCATGGTTCCCGGATCAACGTTGATGTAAGGATCCAGCTTCATGATGGTTACATTCAGGCCTCTGGCCTCTAAAATTGCCGCGAGCGATGCTGCTGCAATGCCTTTACCTAGTGATGAAACAACGCCACCAGTAACGAAGATATACCTTGTAGTCATGCTGAACCTGAGAAAAAAGAATGATAAATAGGTGCTCGAATGAAAGCACCAGGACGGGGCGACAGTATATCAAAGCCCCTGCCATTTACCAAACAGGAATGACGATAATTTTTACGCTCTGATCTCATTCGCGCAATTTTAATCCAGGCTTCGCCTTCTACTGGATTTCACCGCGCTCTTCACGCTTGACCTGATCCCAATAAGCATCCAGTGCCTGCAGATCATGTTCTTCAAACGGCTTGCCGCTGGCATTGGCTTTTTGCTCGACGGCGCGAAAACGCCGCTCAAACTTGTTGTTGGCCCCTCTGAGGGCCTGCTCGGGGTCCACCCCCAAGTGGCGCGCCAGATTCACCGCAGCAAACAGCAAGTCGCCCACTTCGTCCTCAACCCTGGCCTTATCCGGCATGGCTTGACGCGCTTCGTGCAACACTTCTTCAATCTCTTCGTGTACCTTGTCGACCACGGGCTCAAGCTCAGGCCAATCAAACCCTACCCGGGCGACCCGCTTTTGGATCTTACCCGCCCGCGCCAACGCCGGCAGCGCCTTGGGAATATCGTCCAGCACTGAGTGCAGCTCGCGCCCGGCGCGCTCGGCCGCCTTGATACGTTCCCAGTTGTTCTTGGCATCCGGTGCCGAGTCAAAACTCAAGTCGGTATCGGCGGCAAACACATGGGGATGACGATTGATAAGCTTATTACATATCCGCTCAAGCACAGTGGCGAAATCAAACCAGCCCTTTTCCTTGCCAAGCTGACAATAGAACACCACCTGAAACAGCAGATCGCCAAGCTCAGAAGGTAACTCCTGCCAGTCGCGGCTCTCTATGGCGTCGGCCACTTCATAGGCTTCTTCCAGGGTGTAGGGCACTATGGAGTCAAAATCCTGCGCCCTGTCCCATGGGCAACCCAGCTCAGGGTCCCTGAGCTTTGCCATAATCTCAAGCAATGCATTGATATCTGCCGCCACCGCCGTTACTCCTT contains these protein-coding regions:
- the mazG gene encoding nucleoside triphosphate pyrophosphohydrolase, which codes for MAADINALLEIMAKLRDPELGCPWDRAQDFDSIVPYTLEEAYEVADAIESRDWQELPSELGDLLFQVVFYCQLGKEKGWFDFATVLERICNKLINRHPHVFAADTDLSFDSAPDAKNNWERIKAAERAGRELHSVLDDIPKALPALARAGKIQKRVARVGFDWPELEPVVDKVHEEIEEVLHEARQAMPDKARVEDEVGDLLFAAVNLARHLGVDPEQALRGANNKFERRFRAVEQKANASGKPFEEHDLQALDAYWDQVKREERGEIQ